A segment of the Symmachiella macrocystis genome:
AGCCGGTGCAGCAAGATCTGACCGACTACATCAAAGGGGGTGGAGGCTTGGTGATTATCCATGCGGCCAATAACGCGTTTCCCAAATGGCCGCAGTGGAACGAGATGATCGGCCTGGGGTGGCGCGGCAATGATTTTGGTGAGCGGGTTTCATTGGATGACAAAGGTAAAATCAACCGCGCCGCTGCCGGCAAAGGCCCTGGAGCGGGACATGGTCGGCAACACGAGTATGCAATTGTGACGCGCGATTCGGACCATCCCGTCACGCGTGGCATGCCTCGTGAATGGATGCACACCAAGGACGAGTTGTATCACGGTCAACGAGGCCCGGCGCTGAACATGCAAATTTTAGCAACGGCCTATTCCGACAAGGAGACCGGCGGAACTGGCACGCATGAGCCGATGGTCTGGGTGATTCCCTACGGCAAAGGACGTGTTTTCACCACGGTGCTAGGACACGTCGGCGGCGAGGACATCACGTCGCTGCGTTGTATCGGCTTTCAAACGGTGATGAATCGTGGTTGCGAATGGGCAGCAACGGGCGAAGTGACGTTGCCGGTTCCGAAGAATTTCCCCAAGCCGGACGTGGTGAGTGTCGATCCTGGCAAGTGATTTTCGCGAATACGCTGCCGGATTCACGAATTTCCGTACGCGCCCAATTGACAGTCCCAGGTTGCCTGTCACAATTTGTTAACGCCGCTGAAAATAAAATGCAGGGTCACAATTTAGCCGTCTGAAGCATTTTAGGCCGAAGGCCTTTTTCATCTTAGCCAGGGGCAACGCCCCTGGATGGTGAGGCTCACGAAGCGGCTTTGGCCGACGGCCATATTCACAAATGGCCTGCCCGCGAAAATGGCTGGAGTTTTGAGTATGACCTTCGGCCAATCGACGATATAACCGATCCGTCACCTAGGACGATGTCCTAGTATTTCAATGCAGGTTTTATTCTAAGATGAGAAACCACTGATGCCGGAAATTGGCTGGCAATTTGTTGTGTGCGGCGTGATTGTCGCGTGGGCGGTTTATTTACTGACCCGCGATTTCGTGCAGTTGGCGCGGGGACGCTCGGGGGGCTGTCAGTCCGGAGGCTGTGGGGATTGTCCATCAGGAAGTACAACTGCAGCGGAATCCTCGCCGGGGTTTGTGCCGCTGCAGGCACTGGATAAGCCGGCCACTGAGGATCGGCAGGAGTGATGAGGTTGAGTAGTTTGAAAACCCTCACCCCAGTCCTCTCCCAGGGGGAGAGGGAGTAATCTGTTATTGCCCTTCTCCGCGCGAGAGGGAGAATTTATTTGCGGACTCTTCCCTCTTAGTAAGGGAATCAACGTTGTTAAAGGTGACCGTTCTTTGTCGACTGAACAAACGGAAGCGATTGTGATTCGGTTGGCGGATTTCAGTGAAAGCAGCCGCGTGGTCACCTGCTTTTCACGGGAGTTTGGCAAGTTCTCGGCGGTCGCCAAAGGGGCTAAGCGCGCTAAGAGCGCGTTCGAGGCTGGTCTTGACCTGTTAAGCGTTTACAATATAGTGTTCATCCGCAAATCGTCCGGCGGGTTGGACATACTGACCGAAGCTCAACTCAAAAGACGATTTCAGTCAAACGACCGCGACTTAACCGGCCTGTACGGCGGGTATTATGTCGCGGAATTGCTAAACGGACTGAATGAAGAATACGATCCGCATCCTCAATTGTACGACGATGTGGTCGCGACCTTAGAATCGTTTTCTGTCGCTGGAAATGCCGCGACAGCTATTTTGCGTTTTGAGTTAGGCCTGTTGCGTGAAATCGGCCAGTTGCCCGCATGGGATATTTGTGTGCGGTGCGGACGGCAGGTAGAACCAGCGGCTTGGTATGGAATGAAATCCAGTTTGGGCGGCGTGGTTTGCCGTTCTTGTCTGGCACAAGAAGAATATTTTCACCGGTTAACCGCCGGAGCGGTGGCTGTTCTGCGACGTCTGTCGGAAGAATCAACATCGCCACAATCGCGCGTTAGCGTAACACGTCAACAGTTCACAGAAATTCGCCACGTTCTTGACGGAGCCATTCGGCAAGCTTTGGGACGGCGTCCTAAAACGTTGAAGTTTTTGAAGTTCACCTAACACACGATTCCAAAAAGCGTTTCGCCGCAGATTTGCGGCACACTCTCATCTCTCCCCGCGACCCAAACCTGTTCTCCCCATCTCACTTCTCGATTTATTTAATCTCACCATGTTCGTATGGCCGGCGTTCTTTGTGCGCTTTGCCCTGGCGGAAGTTCCGTCAATCGCAGTCGAAGCGCAGCTGACGTTGGGCCGCACGATTTAAGAACAGGCGTTGTCGCCGCCGTGATTGTCATGCCCAAAAACCTAAAAAAACGAAACTTGCTCCCTCATTTCTTCTTGATGGTGGGATGGGCCAGCATAGGGCTACCCTATCTGGCTGGATGTTCCACCGTCGAATCGGGACGCGAGAAAATCGGCACCATGTTCGGGTCGAGCACGAGCTCCGCTGAGGAACGTCTGTTGGCCGACGGTTCACTCGCTCCCATGGAAGGTCAGGACGAATTCGACGCGGCAAAGCAACTGTATGCCGCCAAAGATTTTGAGGAAGCGGAAAAGGCGTTCAAAAAAGTTACCAAAAAATATGAAGACCGCCCCATCGAGGAAGAAGCCCTGTTCATGCTGGCCGAAAGTCAGTTTCAGCAGGAGCGGTTTCCCAGAGCGGAGGATTCCTACAACCGCCTGTTGAACAAATACGAAGGCTCGCGCTATATGGACCAGGCCACATTCCGCCTGTTCACAATTGCGCGGGACTGGTTGGATGGCCCCGCCCCGGTTCAGGAGCAAGAAGTCATTCAGGCCTCGGGTGGCGAAGATCCCGAGTCGGGAGTCGTCAGAATCGACAAACAAAAACGTCCGTTCCCATTAATCCCAAATCTCACGGATGACAAACGACCTGCGTTCGATACCGATGGACGCGCCTTGGAAGCGCTCAAGTCGATTTGGCTGAATCATCCCACCGGGAAATTGGCAGACGATGCTGTGATGTTGTCAGGCGTGCATCACTACCGCACCGGTGACTATTTAGAAGCCGGCCATTTCTTCGAAATGCTTCGCGAACAATACCCCAACAGCCCACACGCAGCTAACGCCTATCAATTCGGAGCACACGTCGAGCAATTGATCTATCAAGGCCCTGCCTATGACGGGAGAGGGCTGGACAAGGCGATCGAGCTAACCGAGAGCACGCTGAGCCTGTTTCCGGACAAGGTCAATCGAAAGCGGCTACAAAAATCGTTGGCCTATATCAATCACGAAAAGGCGCGCAAGTCCTGGGAACGGGTTCAATACCGTTTAGGCAAAGGGCAACGGGAAGCGGCCGAAATCAACTGCGTGGCATTGTTGCAGGACCATCCCGATTCGGCATTCGCCGAATTGGCGAAACAGACGATGGAAGAATTGCGAGCGGAACGATTGAAACGCTCCGGCATGGATCCACAAGAAGAACTGATCCAACCGGAACTGCCCAAATACGAGGAATCGTATGACGGCGATGTCGGTGAAATTTACATCGGGGATATCCAGGAAGGCGAAACAGTAGAAAACGAAGATACGATTGCCCCGCCCGATTTCTCGGACGTCCCGGATCTATTTGATAACTTACCGACGGAATAACACGAAACTCATTCCTTCCCATCCCCTGACCCAATGGTAAAACTTACCGTGATTCGCACCGTTCAACGAACCGTAGGCGCCGCGACGTTAATGCTGATGGCATTCACGCTGAGCGGTTGCGGCTACGCGGTGGGGCCGGCGTTTGACAACGAGGTTCACACGGTCTACGTCGAAACTTTCAACACCGATTTGTTTCGGCGCGATCTCGAGTTTCAATTGACCGAGGCGATTCAGCGGCAAGTTCAAACGCAGACGCCGCTCCGCCTAGCAAGTTGCGCTGATGCCGACACCAAACTGTCGGGACGGATTGTCAGCTCCAGGAAGCATACGTTGGGGCAAAGCAGTTACGACGAGGCGCGGCAATTGGAAATCGATTTGCGGATCCACGTCACCTGGGTCGATCAGCGGACGGGCGAGTTGCTTCAGGAACAAGAAGTGGCCTTGGCGCCGGACGTGGTGCACCTGATGTCCGATGGCGATTTCGCCCCGGAAGTCGGGCAGTCATTAGCAACAGCCTATCAAGTCGCGTTGGACGAAATGGCCCGCGAAATCGTGCAGATGATGGAAACCCCTTGGTAGGCACGCTCCCGGGAAATTCGCTGCTTCGTCGGCCCGCCTGCAGGACTACTCTCGGATCTTGACCACCATCAAGGTCCGGTCATCGGGAAGCGAATCGCCATCGCAATGCGCCTCGGCGCGCCCCCAGATATTTTGCAGGATTTCAGCTGCCGTACCTTCACGGCATTCGCGGACAGCGGCGATGATGCCTTTGGAGCGGAACAATTCCCGCGAACGATTCATCGCTTCGCTAATTCCGTCGCTATAGATCACCAGCACGTCGCCAGGTTGCAGATCGACCACCGAATGTCCGTACTCAGTATCGCCCAGCACTCCCAACAGCAAACCATGTGACTCCAACGTGGTGACTTTGTCTCCGCGGATGAAGATTGGATTACAATGACCGGCATTGGAGTAGGTGAACGTGCGCTTATCAGAATCGAGCACACCGTAGATTAGGCTCATAAAGTGCTGCGAATGTGTCAACGTGTGCAGTGCGGCATTCACACGCTGCATAACACCCGCAACGTCAGGATCTTCCACTTGCTGAGTGCGTAGCGCCCCCCGCGCGGTCGCCTTCACCATGGCAGCTGGGATGCTATTTCCCGAGGCATCGCCGACAGCGATCCCTGTGCGATTTGACGACAGCGGAATTGACTCGCACAAGTCACCCCCCAGTTCATGCGCGCTCATGCAAAATGCGGCGACTTCAAACATCGGATCATCAATGGCGTGGTTGACGAAATCGTCTGGTTGATTCTCCGAGGCGACCTGCAATTCGCGCGACAGCCGGTGTTGGACTTCGCTTTCCCGCAACAACACCATGCGTTCCAAAATGGCAGCGGTTTGAATAGCAATCGACTGCAAAACGTGGATCTGCCGGTCGGTAAATTCCCGCTGTCGTCGGTCATAGACCCACATCGTCCCCAACGGCACATTTTCCGCCATCACCGGGACGCACAACCCTGAAAGCGCATCGGACGGCAAAAGTCGTTCGCCGTGCGGATGGTCGCGTTGCACCACGATCGGACCCTGAATCAATGCCTGAAAGTCCGGTTGGTCGGATCGTAGTTCGCGGGTCTTCAGCGGAATCGTGTCCACCCCTTGGCGAAAGACGGCACGCAAGCGTAGCGAGTTCGTGGTGGGGTTGAGCAGAAAGAAGGTTGCCCCCCACGATTCGGTCAATTGAGCCGCAGCGGTCAGCAAATCCGACATCGTGCGAGGTAGATCTGTTCCCTCGCGGACTGCGCACTTTAAGTCGACCAACGTCGACAGGTCGCGTGAGGAGGCATCGATCTGATGCGCGGCGGAGACTAATTCCGAAATCAGGTTCGCCAACGTTTGCCCCAGCGCAGTCACCGATTCCAGCGACGAATTTGGTTCGTTGAATTGCGGAACATCCAGATGCAAGTAGCCGGCGATGGATAATTCGTCGCGGATCTCCGCATGCCAACAGCAGCAGGCATCGGTGTTCAACTGGTCCAACACCGCTTCCGCCGTATCTTCCGTGGCAGGGGTAAAACGCAGTACCCAGCCGGTCGCTTCGGAAAACTGTCGGCAGATGAGCAAGACGAGTCGGCGATAATCTGTCACCAGTGCGGTCATAATACGTGACGTCCGGCGGGTGTCGATTTCTAAGGGGGAATGATTTGGCAACCCGCAAGTCGGGTGCTATTTCATTACCATCGACCAATGCCCGCAACCGCAATGAGGGCGCCCTAACATGCATCGATTGCGCCGTTGATAACGATCAGTGATGCCGTAAGGTGATTCGTCGACGGGGATTCCAGGCCCTGTTCGCGCGCCGGAACGACGCCTCAACCGCCCGCTTCGCTACCGTTGTCGGGAGCGTCAAATCTTGCAACAACGGCACAGCCGCAAGAATCGCTCCAAACGTTGACCGACGTGCGGCACATATCCAACACTCGGTCGACGGCGATGATCACGCCCTGTGCTTCGATCGGCAAATCGACCGCTTGCAAAATGATGGCCATCATCACCAACCCCGCATGCGGAATCCCCGCCGCCCCCACGCTCGCCATCAGCGCGGTCACAGCCACAATGATCTGCGACTGCAGCGACATATCAAAGCCCGGAGTCGCTTGTGCGATAAACAAAACAGCGACCGCTTCGTAAAGGGCCGTGCCGTCCATATTGATCGTTGCGCCGAGTGGTAGCACGAACGAACTCACCCGATTCGGAACCCCGCCCCGATTCTCGACACTGGCCAAGGTCAAAGGCAAGGTGCCGTTGGAAGAGGCCGTGGAAAAAGCCGTCATCAGCGCCGGACTCATCGCCCGCGCGAATTCCCAAGGGGATCGCCGTGCGACAAACTTCACGATCAACGGCAACACGATCACAGCATGGACCAGCAAGGCCAAAAACACAGTCAGCATGTATTTGGCCAAGGTCATGAAAATGTCGATCCCCTGCGACGCGGTGGCGTAGACCATGAAGGCACACACACCGATCGGCGCAAGTGAAATGACAAACATGGTCATTCCCATGATCACTTCAAAGGCCGAGGCAAACAGATTCCGCAGCCCGTCCCCCTTTTCTCCCGCTTTGATGATGAACACGCCCAGCAGAATGCTGAACGTGATGATCGACAAAAAGTTGGCCGAGGCGAGCGATTCGATGGGATTGGACGGGATCATGTTTTGGATCAACCCGCCGAACACCCCCGTGAGCGACTGATCGGCACCACCAACGATCGCGTGATCATTCCCCGGCAACTGCTCTCCGACCCCCGGTTGGATCAGGTTGACCATGATGATCCCCGTGGTAATGGCCAACACGCTGGTCGTGAAGTAGTACAGCATGGTTTTGGTGAACAGCTTGCCCAGCCGACTGGTATCACCCAAGCCGGCGACGCCGGTCACCAGCGACGTCACAATCAGCGGGATCGTGATCATTTTCAGCAGCCGCAAAAACAAATCGCCAATCGCCTTGGCCCAACCGGCCACCGTCAACGACGGCGTGCCGCCGATTGTCTCATAAACGTCAAACACCCAGTTGGGCGCGTTTTTTTGAAACTCCGTGACGTTTTTTCCCGTGAATGTCGTCGACTCTTCCGCGCCGGCTTCGCGCCGCGTATAGATGGCGCTGATCTTGTCCAGGTTTTCTTCGATATCAATCCGGCGGTCAGTGACTTCAATTCGGGCCGTTTCCGGATCGGCATCCCACGCAGCTTTGATCTCGTCAGCAATATGCGGATAGGT
Coding sequences within it:
- a CDS encoding ThuA domain-containing protein, which encodes MWNGLMKVLALVLLCVAGLCSGTADLRAAEKLNILIVDGQNNHDWHVMTPYMSQVLEDTGRFSVDVVTTPPKNAPAAAWKTFRPEFSKYDAVLSNYNGQPWPQPVQQDLTDYIKGGGGLVIIHAANNAFPKWPQWNEMIGLGWRGNDFGERVSLDDKGKINRAAAGKGPGAGHGRQHEYAIVTRDSDHPVTRGMPREWMHTKDELYHGQRGPALNMQILATAYSDKETGGTGTHEPMVWVIPYGKGRVFTTVLGHVGGEDITSLRCIGFQTVMNRGCEWAATGEVTLPVPKNFPKPDVVSVDPGK
- the recO gene encoding DNA repair protein RecO, producing MSTEQTEAIVIRLADFSESSRVVTCFSREFGKFSAVAKGAKRAKSAFEAGLDLLSVYNIVFIRKSSGGLDILTEAQLKRRFQSNDRDLTGLYGGYYVAELLNGLNEEYDPHPQLYDDVVATLESFSVAGNAATAILRFELGLLREIGQLPAWDICVRCGRQVEPAAWYGMKSSLGGVVCRSCLAQEEYFHRLTAGAVAVLRRLSEESTSPQSRVSVTRQQFTEIRHVLDGAIRQALGRRPKTLKFLKFT
- the bamD gene encoding outer membrane protein assembly factor BamD produces the protein MPKNLKKRNLLPHFFLMVGWASIGLPYLAGCSTVESGREKIGTMFGSSTSSAEERLLADGSLAPMEGQDEFDAAKQLYAAKDFEEAEKAFKKVTKKYEDRPIEEEALFMLAESQFQQERFPRAEDSYNRLLNKYEGSRYMDQATFRLFTIARDWLDGPAPVQEQEVIQASGGEDPESGVVRIDKQKRPFPLIPNLTDDKRPAFDTDGRALEALKSIWLNHPTGKLADDAVMLSGVHHYRTGDYLEAGHFFEMLREQYPNSPHAANAYQFGAHVEQLIYQGPAYDGRGLDKAIELTESTLSLFPDKVNRKRLQKSLAYINHEKARKSWERVQYRLGKGQREAAEINCVALLQDHPDSAFAELAKQTMEELRAERLKRSGMDPQEELIQPELPKYEESYDGDVGEIYIGDIQEGETVENEDTIAPPDFSDVPDLFDNLPTE
- the lptE gene encoding LPS assembly lipoprotein LptE yields the protein MIRTVQRTVGAATLMLMAFTLSGCGYAVGPAFDNEVHTVYVETFNTDLFRRDLEFQLTEAIQRQVQTQTPLRLASCADADTKLSGRIVSSRKHTLGQSSYDEARQLEIDLRIHVTWVDQRTGELLQEQEVALAPDVVHLMSDGDFAPEVGQSLATAYQVALDEMAREIVQMMETPW
- a CDS encoding PP2C family protein-serine/threonine phosphatase, yielding MTALVTDYRRLVLLICRQFSEATGWVLRFTPATEDTAEAVLDQLNTDACCCWHAEIRDELSIAGYLHLDVPQFNEPNSSLESVTALGQTLANLISELVSAAHQIDASSRDLSTLVDLKCAVREGTDLPRTMSDLLTAAAQLTESWGATFFLLNPTTNSLRLRAVFRQGVDTIPLKTRELRSDQPDFQALIQGPIVVQRDHPHGERLLPSDALSGLCVPVMAENVPLGTMWVYDRRQREFTDRQIHVLQSIAIQTAAILERMVLLRESEVQHRLSRELQVASENQPDDFVNHAIDDPMFEVAAFCMSAHELGGDLCESIPLSSNRTGIAVGDASGNSIPAAMVKATARGALRTQQVEDPDVAGVMQRVNAALHTLTHSQHFMSLIYGVLDSDKRTFTYSNAGHCNPIFIRGDKVTTLESHGLLLGVLGDTEYGHSVVDLQPGDVLVIYSDGISEAMNRSRELFRSKGIIAAVRECREGTAAEILQNIWGRAEAHCDGDSLPDDRTLMVVKIRE
- a CDS encoding dicarboxylate/amino acid:cation symporter; translated protein: MKRPALHIQILIALIVGACIGLAFNLGFSTGTSSLDLPDAVIRVRPNLDVITLSLHELGPEDKLVTKDLFRDELDGLSDFQTTYPHIADEIKAAWDADPETARIEVTDRRIDIEENLDKISAIYTRREAGAEESTTFTGKNVTEFQKNAPNWVFDVYETIGGTPSLTVAGWAKAIGDLFLRLLKMITIPLIVTSLVTGVAGLGDTSRLGKLFTKTMLYYFTTSVLAITTGIIMVNLIQPGVGEQLPGNDHAIVGGADQSLTGVFGGLIQNMIPSNPIESLASANFLSIITFSILLGVFIIKAGEKGDGLRNLFASAFEVIMGMTMFVISLAPIGVCAFMVYATASQGIDIFMTLAKYMLTVFLALLVHAVIVLPLIVKFVARRSPWEFARAMSPALMTAFSTASSNGTLPLTLASVENRGGVPNRVSSFVLPLGATINMDGTALYEAVAVLFIAQATPGFDMSLQSQIIVAVTALMASVGAAGIPHAGLVMMAIILQAVDLPIEAQGVIIAVDRVLDMCRTSVNVWSDSCGCAVVARFDAPDNGSEAGG